From one Brachypodium distachyon strain Bd21 chromosome 4, Brachypodium_distachyon_v3.0, whole genome shotgun sequence genomic stretch:
- the LOC100841770 gene encoding uncharacterized protein LOC100841770 isoform X1, with protein sequence MRILIWSIVLFIKHSTAAKVYDFGRDLFLIYFACACYKARMRPELPRCSFRQGANMAGAIFMSNSETREQCFRTNVFGLPPEYEPFVTDVKQGMPLFLFDYTERKLYGVFEATSDGGMNINRAAFRSNGRTYPAQVCFNIVWKCRPLREDEFFPAIEENYYFSKKFYFDLSYQQVVQLYGLFEKKRVEYPICNYSIGANLEKKHCSGGRPDKRSLTSNISPFSADQLHTLTAPSTLKNSTDETNYSASTSKNPIVPPSFETEPNMSMPLATKHSGFQSHSHHDQMKLPYHSSEYLRDVSTVDGIATQVSAPCSQTTRYHQDHFVANRSYPLSCDYPHNNLSSGCMTQGPTDGVRLSTEQSCVGSSLLSARYRTQVPTGEDRSYLISTPYVPSHPHLSMANSQGNANWKDDFDIHCNQCKEIYASEHQHLIRAKSLTPPKLIQQGIPSYLEVPGASSISQQKESSTEYTQIPDCAEDFENEQLKHGFTRDASGSPGFGNDIGQYMSDLPYESTTTVSGQRPQKSVFSRLSLKPQLPSQEVTGPSLNQLLYSLSQRTKQWSSKDRAPTEDVGQKWVNEQVIDRPYPPAELNLPSGLEGQEESTHLPLLNFKRRSETEKLNKNLGNDITGKVKRRKLVRPSFGKDDDTVSSGKELQGNGVGETKPIPVETGGNKLIIDLNEPASVDTDAGEDGEILTCPTVVKIHTEKPCEVNMNEPNCSKSTDVITQQDPSDNGAPTEMSVDLTDVITQQDPSDNGVPTEKISLDLSVTDLNTMDKSKLQAILGSSLLRALDKLRSGKNGMVKMEMNSDGSTEPSCN encoded by the exons ATGCGCATTCTAATATGGTCCATAGTGTTGTTTATCAAACACTCCACTGCAGCCAAAGTTTATGATTTTGGACGAGACTTGTTTCTAATCTATTTCGCATGTGCATGTTACAAGGCTAGGATGCGGCCCGAGTTGCCCAGGTGCTCTTTCAGACAAGGGGCCAACATGGCGGGCGCGATCTTCATGTCCAACAGTGAGACAAGGGAGCAGTGCTTTCGCACCAATGTTTTTGGGCTTCCTCCAGAGTATGAGCCCTTTGTGACAGATGTCAAGCAAGGGATGCCTTTGTTTCTCTTTGACTATACTGAGCGTAAACTTTACGGAGTCTTTGAAGCTACCTCTGATGGCGGAATGAATATTAACAGAGCTGCATTTCGGTCGAATGGGCGCACGTACCCTGCGCAG GTTTGCTTCAATATTGTTTGGAAGTGCAGACCACTCAGAGAAGATGAATTTTTTCCTGCCATAGAAGAGAACTACTATTTCTCAAAAAAGTTCTACTTTGACCTTTCCTACCAGCAG GTTGTCCAGCTATATGGGTTGTTTGAGAAGAAGAGGGTAGAGTACCCTATTTGCAATTATTCAATAGGTGCTAATTTGGAAAAAAAGCACTGCAGTGGAGGGAGACCTGACAAAAGGAGTTTGACCTCAAatatttctcctttttctgCTGATCAATTACACACTTTGACCGCCCCAAGTACTCTCAAGAACTCAACTGATGAAACAAACTACTCTGCTTCAACGAGCAAGAACCCAATTGTACCACCTAGTTTTGAGACAGAGCCAAATATGTCAATGCCCTTGGCAACTAAACATTCTGGATTCCAAAGTCACAGCCATCATGACCAAATGAAATTACCTTATCACAGTAGTGAATATCTCCGAGATGTTTCAACAGTAGATGGCATTGCAACTCAAGTGTCTGCTCCTTGCTCTCAAACAACTAGATACCACCAAGATCATTTTGTTGCAAATCGGTCATATCCGTTATCTTGTGACTATCCACACAATAATTTATCTTCTGGGTGCATGACTCAAGGCCCAACTGATGGAGTTAGATTGTCTACTGAGCAATCATGTGTTGGCAGTAGTTTGCTATCTGCTCGATATAGAACTCAGGTTCCAACTGGTGAAGACAGGAGCTATTTGATTTCAACTCCGTATGTCCCTTCACATCCTCATCTTTCTATGGCAAATTCACAAGGCAATGCTAACTGGAAAGATGATTTTGATATCCACTGCAACCAATGCAAAGAGATTTATGCATCTGAGCATCAGCATTTAATCAGGGCAAAATCCCTTACACCTCCAAAATTAATTCAACAGGGAATTCCCTCTTACCTTGAAGTTCCTGGAGCATCATCAATAAGTCAACAGAAAGAAAGTTCTACAGAGTACACCCAAATCCCTGATTGTGCTGAAGACTTTGAGAATGAACAACTGAAACATGGTTTTACTCGTGATGCTTCAGGCTCACCGGGTTTTGGAAATGATATCGGACAATACATGTCAGATCTACCGTATGAAAGCACCACAACAGTTAGCGGTCAGCGTCCACAAAAAAGTGTGTTTTCTCGTTTATCACTGAAGCCACAACTACCATCTCAAGAAGTTACTGGACCATCACTCAATCAATTGCTTTATTCACTTTCTCAGAGAACAAAACAATGGAGTAGCAAGGATAGAGCTCCTACAGAGGATGTTGGTCAAAAGTGGGTCAATGAACAGGTTATTGACAGGCCCTATCCTCCTGCTGAGCTAAACCTGCCAAGTGGACTAGAAGGACAAGAAGAGAGCACACATCTTCCCTTGTTGAACTTCAAGAGGCGCAGCGAAACAGAGAAGCTGAATAAAAATCTAGGAAATGACATTACTGGAAAAGTGAAGAGAAGAAAGCTTGTGCGCCCATCTTTTGGAAAAGATGATGATACTGTTAGTTCTGGAAAGGAGCTCCAAGGGAATGGTGTGGGTGAAACTAAACCTATCCCTGTTGAAACTGGTGGAAACAAGCTTATCATTGACCTAAATGAACCTGCATCTGTAGACACTGATGCAGGGGAGGATGGTGAAATCTTAACGTGTCCTACTGTTGTGAAGATACATACAGAGAAACCCTGTGAAGTAAACATGAACGAGCCAAATTGCTCAAAATCGACTGATGTAATCACCCAACAAGATCCATCAGACAATGGTGCACCAACAGAGATGTCAGTTGATTTGACTGATGTAATCACTCAACAAGATCCATCAGACAATGGTGTGCCTACAGAGAAGATTTCACTTGATTTGAGTGTTACAGATTTGAATACAATGGACAAGTCAAAACTGCAAGCGATCCTTGGTTCATCATTGTTGCGAGCACTTGACAAGCTCAGAAGTGGTAAAAACGGTATGGTGAAAATGGAGATGAACTCTGATGGGAGCACCGAACCAAGTTGCAACTGA
- the LOC100841770 gene encoding uncharacterized protein LOC100841770 isoform X2, whose amino-acid sequence MRPELPRCSFRQGANMAGAIFMSNSETREQCFRTNVFGLPPEYEPFVTDVKQGMPLFLFDYTERKLYGVFEATSDGGMNINRAAFRSNGRTYPAQVCFNIVWKCRPLREDEFFPAIEENYYFSKKFYFDLSYQQVVQLYGLFEKKRVEYPICNYSIGANLEKKHCSGGRPDKRSLTSNISPFSADQLHTLTAPSTLKNSTDETNYSASTSKNPIVPPSFETEPNMSMPLATKHSGFQSHSHHDQMKLPYHSSEYLRDVSTVDGIATQVSAPCSQTTRYHQDHFVANRSYPLSCDYPHNNLSSGCMTQGPTDGVRLSTEQSCVGSSLLSARYRTQVPTGEDRSYLISTPYVPSHPHLSMANSQGNANWKDDFDIHCNQCKEIYASEHQHLIRAKSLTPPKLIQQGIPSYLEVPGASSISQQKESSTEYTQIPDCAEDFENEQLKHGFTRDASGSPGFGNDIGQYMSDLPYESTTTVSGQRPQKSVFSRLSLKPQLPSQEVTGPSLNQLLYSLSQRTKQWSSKDRAPTEDVGQKWVNEQVIDRPYPPAELNLPSGLEGQEESTHLPLLNFKRRSETEKLNKNLGNDITGKVKRRKLVRPSFGKDDDTVSSGKELQGNGVGETKPIPVETGGNKLIIDLNEPASVDTDAGEDGEILTCPTVVKIHTEKPCEVNMNEPNCSKSTDVITQQDPSDNGAPTEMSVDLTDVITQQDPSDNGVPTEKISLDLSVTDLNTMDKSKLQAILGSSLLRALDKLRSGKNGMVKMEMNSDGSTEPSCN is encoded by the exons ATGCGGCCCGAGTTGCCCAGGTGCTCTTTCAGACAAGGGGCCAACATGGCGGGCGCGATCTTCATGTCCAACAGTGAGACAAGGGAGCAGTGCTTTCGCACCAATGTTTTTGGGCTTCCTCCAGAGTATGAGCCCTTTGTGACAGATGTCAAGCAAGGGATGCCTTTGTTTCTCTTTGACTATACTGAGCGTAAACTTTACGGAGTCTTTGAAGCTACCTCTGATGGCGGAATGAATATTAACAGAGCTGCATTTCGGTCGAATGGGCGCACGTACCCTGCGCAG GTTTGCTTCAATATTGTTTGGAAGTGCAGACCACTCAGAGAAGATGAATTTTTTCCTGCCATAGAAGAGAACTACTATTTCTCAAAAAAGTTCTACTTTGACCTTTCCTACCAGCAG GTTGTCCAGCTATATGGGTTGTTTGAGAAGAAGAGGGTAGAGTACCCTATTTGCAATTATTCAATAGGTGCTAATTTGGAAAAAAAGCACTGCAGTGGAGGGAGACCTGACAAAAGGAGTTTGACCTCAAatatttctcctttttctgCTGATCAATTACACACTTTGACCGCCCCAAGTACTCTCAAGAACTCAACTGATGAAACAAACTACTCTGCTTCAACGAGCAAGAACCCAATTGTACCACCTAGTTTTGAGACAGAGCCAAATATGTCAATGCCCTTGGCAACTAAACATTCTGGATTCCAAAGTCACAGCCATCATGACCAAATGAAATTACCTTATCACAGTAGTGAATATCTCCGAGATGTTTCAACAGTAGATGGCATTGCAACTCAAGTGTCTGCTCCTTGCTCTCAAACAACTAGATACCACCAAGATCATTTTGTTGCAAATCGGTCATATCCGTTATCTTGTGACTATCCACACAATAATTTATCTTCTGGGTGCATGACTCAAGGCCCAACTGATGGAGTTAGATTGTCTACTGAGCAATCATGTGTTGGCAGTAGTTTGCTATCTGCTCGATATAGAACTCAGGTTCCAACTGGTGAAGACAGGAGCTATTTGATTTCAACTCCGTATGTCCCTTCACATCCTCATCTTTCTATGGCAAATTCACAAGGCAATGCTAACTGGAAAGATGATTTTGATATCCACTGCAACCAATGCAAAGAGATTTATGCATCTGAGCATCAGCATTTAATCAGGGCAAAATCCCTTACACCTCCAAAATTAATTCAACAGGGAATTCCCTCTTACCTTGAAGTTCCTGGAGCATCATCAATAAGTCAACAGAAAGAAAGTTCTACAGAGTACACCCAAATCCCTGATTGTGCTGAAGACTTTGAGAATGAACAACTGAAACATGGTTTTACTCGTGATGCTTCAGGCTCACCGGGTTTTGGAAATGATATCGGACAATACATGTCAGATCTACCGTATGAAAGCACCACAACAGTTAGCGGTCAGCGTCCACAAAAAAGTGTGTTTTCTCGTTTATCACTGAAGCCACAACTACCATCTCAAGAAGTTACTGGACCATCACTCAATCAATTGCTTTATTCACTTTCTCAGAGAACAAAACAATGGAGTAGCAAGGATAGAGCTCCTACAGAGGATGTTGGTCAAAAGTGGGTCAATGAACAGGTTATTGACAGGCCCTATCCTCCTGCTGAGCTAAACCTGCCAAGTGGACTAGAAGGACAAGAAGAGAGCACACATCTTCCCTTGTTGAACTTCAAGAGGCGCAGCGAAACAGAGAAGCTGAATAAAAATCTAGGAAATGACATTACTGGAAAAGTGAAGAGAAGAAAGCTTGTGCGCCCATCTTTTGGAAAAGATGATGATACTGTTAGTTCTGGAAAGGAGCTCCAAGGGAATGGTGTGGGTGAAACTAAACCTATCCCTGTTGAAACTGGTGGAAACAAGCTTATCATTGACCTAAATGAACCTGCATCTGTAGACACTGATGCAGGGGAGGATGGTGAAATCTTAACGTGTCCTACTGTTGTGAAGATACATACAGAGAAACCCTGTGAAGTAAACATGAACGAGCCAAATTGCTCAAAATCGACTGATGTAATCACCCAACAAGATCCATCAGACAATGGTGCACCAACAGAGATGTCAGTTGATTTGACTGATGTAATCACTCAACAAGATCCATCAGACAATGGTGTGCCTACAGAGAAGATTTCACTTGATTTGAGTGTTACAGATTTGAATACAATGGACAAGTCAAAACTGCAAGCGATCCTTGGTTCATCATTGTTGCGAGCACTTGACAAGCTCAGAAGTGGTAAAAACGGTATGGTGAAAATGGAGATGAACTCTGATGGGAGCACCGAACCAAGTTGCAACTGA